The genome window CTCCACTGTCCCTGAGCACCTGTACCTGCCCCCGTCCCCCTGCCCCACTTGCCCCACACCCACAGACCTGtcccagagagggagggatagcagGGAGGACAGGTTGAAGGAGGGTGGGAGTGGGAGAGCAGAGCCAGAGGTGTCCAGTCTCTCCCAGACTGTGTCTGATGGGGTGAGTCCAGTGGAGAACACACAGGGGAGGGTGACAGCAGACCCCACCTCAGCATACACCTTGGCACTGGCACTGGAGGGGTTAACGATACCTGAGCGAGAGAAGAGACGGGGGAAGACGATGGataggagagaagggagaaagaTATAGGAAACTTAATATTAACCGTCTTTAATATATCAGCTGCATTTGAATGTTTTATTCCTTCCAAACATGACATCACTGTGTCTGAGCCCTCACCTCTCACTGTCAGGGCCGTGGTGGCCTTCCCTGGTTTCCTCCCTTTATGCACTACACAGCTCCAGTTACCCATCATGCTTGCAGATGCTTTGCTCTCCAAAACACTCGCCTGGTTCTTTGAAAGGACATAATCTGCACTGTCAGGGTAAACTCGCTTCTCGTTGAGCATCCAGCTCACTGTCGCCTTCCGTGGCCATGGAGTGACACTGCAAGTGATCGTCATTTTGTTGCCCTCCACTGGAGCAGGTGGGGAGATGGATACTGTGAAAGAAAGACATGGGTAAGTAAGAGCAATGAGATGTTAATCATATTCACAGGTTTATGATATGTGTAACTGTATGATAAACAGCAGACAAATACCTTGTTATTACAGCTTGTAAATATCACTTTAAAAATGACTGTAAATATCACTTTAAAATGACTGTAAATATCACTGAAAGTTAATTTAATTGCCCACACAGTATTTCATATAAGTTACTGTTATTTTAgctccttacctttgatgacccTGAGGAGGATCCTCTTAGAGAGGATTTTCTCGCCATCCTGCACCATGCAGGTGTAATTTCCGCTGTCCACCTCCCTCACCTCCTTTATGTACAGGCTGTAGTCACCAGCTCCAACCTCTGAATGGGGGCATCGAACACGCTGGGCAGCTCCTATTCCCCAGTGCTCCAGTCCACTCTTTCCCTTTCTCCATACCGtcctgagagaaagaggaagagatgcTAAGTTTGAAACATGACACTTGTATCGTACAGACATACAGATCAATAGCAATGCATTGCTATGCTCTCCTATAGAACACTTTCAACACAGAACAATGTATTAAGAGatcaagagaaagaaagaaagaccagGATAGAGATAGATGAAAAGGGAATCTTTGAGGATATTGGAGTcacagaggtagacagagacagagaggatgagagagatgaAAAGGGAATCTTTGAGGATATTGGAGTcacagaggtagacagagacagagaggatgagagagatgaAAAGGGAATCTTTGAGGATATTGGAGTCccagaggtagacagagacagagaggaatagggagaAGGAGAGCATGAAAGACATGGACTGAGAGAAAGGCAGTCGTACCCCTTAAGGTCCTTGCTCCAGAGAACGATGGCtgcagaggtggagggagggcGACACATGCAGGGTAACACTGCCTGGGACCCTGCCTCTGCGAACATCTCAGTATACTCAGACAGACACTGACACCGACCCCCTGAAcaaatacacatactgtatgaatacacacacatactgtatgaatacacacacatactgtatgaatacacacacatacacaatcctccATCCGTAAGTACACATCAAAGCATGTCATAACATTTCTTTAAATCAGTTTAAATTGCAACacattttcatttaaaaaaacaatgaCTACAGATCATCTGTAAGGTCTCACctgtcactaacagggatgttccCAAGAGGAGGAACTGCCACATGGtctcttcttttctctttttTCCTTTCTTCTGAAGTTTAGTATTAAGTAGTTTAGTACTAAGTAGCTTAGTATTTTCTCTCTGCGTCCCTCTTTGATCTCTCTGctgttgtgtgtgtttctgtcaatTGGGGCTGGGTATATAAAGGCCTGTAGGTGTGAGTTGTGGGAAGAGGGAGGTGTCTAAGCAGGTAGTCCCTCTCCTGGTCATGTGACATGTGCAACGAGGCGGTCTTTGATGCGGTTTGTGTCAGTCTCACTGACGCAACATGGAAACTGTCAGCCACACAAACAGGGAATCCTACATGCTCCCTCCCACGGattctctttctccccccatcattctctctctgcccccttctctttctctctccatccccctcccccttctttctctctctctctccctcctcctctctctttctcccctctctcccttcccccccaaCTTTATCTCttttcccctcccccctctctctgctcaagTTCTGCAAAGTTGAATTTGATCTGTTACTCTACCTTTAATTACCTTACCTTGGTATACCTTGGTATAAAAAACACTGTATTACAAAACATACATCATATCATCagaaacatacagtactgtaatacacAGTATTTATATATCCATTGACAGAGTGACCCATTCATTTTAACCCTGCATTTAGTGTATCTATTGTATTTCTACTCAGTGGAACTTACAGGAAGCACAGGGTTGCCGAAAGTGTGCACAATCTAACCACTGTATCCTTCCACATTGATCATCATGCAGTTCTCACTGCTGTAAGTTACCAGCTCACCAGCATACATGGGAGGACAGGGCCGGTTCCAGTAATGCAAGTCATTGAATGGTGGTTGGCTTTGTTTTGGTGGAGaatacatgatgatgatgatagcgaCTTCCATCTCCCTttacgtctctctctttctcgctctctgcctcAGTCATACACGGCTATTCTGAAGCTTAGGGACAATATTTGAGTTTATAGTATCAGGTTCCCATCATACCAACTATACTGCTCTATAGTttcagacagaccgacagacagatagatgttagacagacagacagatagatgttagacggacggacggacagacagacagacagacatagagacagacagacagacagacagacagacagatagacagatagatagatagatagatagatagatagatagatagatagatagatagatagatagatagatagatgaaaAATGTGTGGGTGGACACCCAAGAGTTGTTTGTGTTCTTGTAGCAGCCATATTTTCCCCTGGTTCAGACAGTTGTGAATCTCTCTGTGCTGGATACATCTTTTTATCTCATCTATCAACCCCCTCCCCCACTACTCTCTTCAAAACCTCAAAACATTTCCATGTAAACCTGTTGAAATCACAGGCTGTGTGTTTTTGGCCCAAATTTGGTGGCTCAGTGAGTACATTGGGACCACAACCCccgccccctccttctctctctttcttgctggCTTTCGGGGTCTGTGAATCAGATTCGTGAGGTGGTCTTTCCTCCTGCTGATCTTtaaatgtacatactgtatttaaaTCCACAGTTAGGCAGTGATGAGGGAAAGTCTTAAACAGACAGATGCCCCTCACATGGAAACAATAGATGacaatgataatgaaaaaaaCCTACAGTATGCAAATCAACCTGAAGTCGGAAAATATTTCAACTAGATATCTTCAGTCTAAATTTTTCAACAGGATAACTCATCTGTTCCTGTCCCTCTCGCTCATCACGTCACATCACTCAATCTCGACCTCAATCCAGCACACTAATGTTACAAAACTATAGGAATTATAGTTCAAATCACTCTTAATTGTGCATAGCATTTTGATGTTGAATTTGTATTTGAATTAGCATTTTATGTTTGGTCGATTTAAACTGGGCTCATATAGGCATACTTCAAATAAATGAATCAAACTTTGAGCTGTGAAATATTTCAATACACTTCACTTCAGTTGACAGTGCACCACTGAATGAAATTGGAATGAATGAAATTTGATTTCCGTGTCAAATTGTCAGTTGGCAACCcattaattgacacataaacaaacattacaataattcactgtgatAATTCACTGATAATTCTTTGTCCGGTGTTCTCTGCAGTGTTCTACTCGCATAaagagtaaaaaataataaacatcATAGTAAATAAGGTAATCCAAAAAATAATTATATCCCTAGAGCAATtaaaaatatacatacatacatatagaaacaaataaatacagaaaaattAAACAGAAGGCATTTGACCCCAGTCTGGCCATATCAGTAGGCTGATACAGCCTTTTACTGGCAGCTGAGAGGAGGCGGATGAGTGATGAGATAAACTACATTCTGTCTGTTGAAAGGatgtacagagccttcagaaagtagcaccccttgattttttccacattttgttgttacaaagtgggattaaaatatattttattgtccTTTTTtttactctaatgtcaaagtggaaggaaAATTCgaacatttataaaaataaatatgaaaaataaaacactcatacagtatatcttgattagataagtaaccccctgagtcaatacatgttagaatcacctttggcaggattacagctgtgagtctttctgggtaagtgtctaggagctttccacacctggattgtgctacatttggccattattcttttcaaactacttcaagctctgtcaaattgtttgttgatcattgaatatgtttacatgcacacaaataattcgatattaaactgattatggcagtaggccgaGTATGGCAATAGTCATGTAGACACTTtaaccaatcaatcaaatgtatttataaagccctttttacaccagcagatgtcacaaagtgctatacagaaacccagtctaaaccccaaacagcaacgaATGCAGACGTAAAAGCACGGTGAATAGGAAACAccccctagaaaggcaggaaactaggaagaaacctagagaaaaaccaggctctgaggggtggccagccctcttctggctgtgcctggtggagatagtacatggccattaaggccagagtTTGAATATCTTGAAGAACactttcatagatgaccagcatggtcattcagaggttgagatagcaggagtggtagagagagaggtagaacgtccggtgaacaggtcagggttccattgccgcaggcaaaacagttgaaactggagcagcagcatgaccaggtgtactggggacagccaggagtcatcaggccaggtagtcctgaggcatggtcctagggctcagagggagagagaattagagcaTTAGAGGGAGcacacttaaattcacacaggacaccagataagacaggataattacaccagatataaaaGACTGACCCTTGGCCCCGGCACATAGattattgcagcatagatactggaggctgaggcaGGGAGGGGTCGGGGGACACTGTTTACAGTGCAttagaaaagtattcagaccccttgacttttttcaaattttgtaaacgttttaaacaaactattatattaatctgactgtCCATGCAACTGTACtcgttgctagacaaccattttcaggtcttgccatagattttcaagcagatttaagtcaaatctgtaacctggtcactcaggaacattcactgtcttcttggtaagtaactccagtgtagatttggtcttgtgttttaggttattgtcctgctgaaaggtaaatatTTAATCTCCCagagtctggtggaaagcagactgaaccagattttcctataggattttgcctgtgcttagctccattccgtttattttttatactaaaaactccccagtccttaacaattacatacccataacatgatgcagccaccactatgcttgaaaatatggagagtggtactcagtagtgtgttgtgttggatttgctacaaacataacactttgtattcaggacaacaagttaattgctttgccacatttttttgcagtattactttggtgccttgttgcaaacaggatgcatgttttggaatatttttgttctgtacaggtttccttcttttcactctgtcagttaggttagtattg of Salvelinus alpinus chromosome 4, SLU_Salpinus.1, whole genome shotgun sequence contains these proteins:
- the LOC139573342 gene encoding lymphocyte activation gene 3 protein-like, giving the protein MWQFLLLGTSLLVTGGRCQCLSEYTEMFAEAGSQAVLPCMCRPPSTSAAIVLWSKDLKGTVWRKGKSGLEHWGIGAAQRVRCPHSEVGAGDYSLYIKEVREVDSGNYTCMVQDGEKILSKRILLRVIKVSISPPAPVEGNKMTITCSVTPWPRKATVSWMLNEKRVYPDSADYVLSKNQASVLESKASASMMGNWSCVVHKGRKPGKATTALTVRGIVNPSSASAKVYAEVGSAVTLPCVFSTGLTPSDTVWERLDTSGSALPLPPSFNLSSLLSLPLWDRSVGVGQVGQGDGGRYRCSGTVEGRRVTREMQLVTAQVLSNSPSTQKAPVSLTCHLSDASEVTEYKWVQVTYDLNGTQSESSVQKGRVLGINKVTDRNSGEWACRFHGKEGALGSVTYHLHLMSGLMGDNETGSSSNVAVVTGLGFFLLVLLLVLVQMYRNYRRRKLILLYPALETIVHTIANEREDRERNRVKEDEISK